In the Mycolicibacterium thermoresistibile genome, one interval contains:
- a CDS encoding purine-nucleoside phosphorylase: MTDPDTAATQAAAAIADRTGVPHHDVAVVLGSGWAPAVTELGEPVATVPMAELPGFTPPTAAGHRGQLMSTRIGEHRALVLIGRIHAYEGHDLSHVVHPVRAACASGVHTVVLTNAAGGLREDFTVGQPVLISDHLNLTARSPLVGPQFVDLVDAYSPRLRRIALGIDPSLAEGVYAGLPGPHYETPAEIRMLRTLGADLVGMSTVHETIAARAAGAQVLGLSLVTNLAAGMTGEPLSHADVLAAGRESAARMGALLATVIAAM, encoded by the coding sequence GTGACCGATCCGGACACCGCGGCGACACAGGCCGCCGCCGCCATCGCGGACCGCACCGGGGTGCCGCATCACGACGTGGCGGTGGTGCTCGGCTCGGGCTGGGCGCCGGCCGTCACCGAGCTCGGCGAACCGGTCGCGACGGTGCCGATGGCCGAGCTGCCCGGTTTCACCCCACCGACCGCCGCCGGGCACCGGGGACAGCTGATGAGCACGCGAATCGGCGAGCACCGGGCGCTGGTGCTGATCGGCCGGATCCATGCCTACGAGGGGCACGACCTGAGCCATGTCGTGCACCCGGTGCGGGCCGCCTGCGCGAGCGGGGTGCACACCGTGGTGCTCACCAACGCCGCCGGCGGACTGCGGGAGGACTTCACCGTCGGGCAACCGGTGCTGATCAGCGATCACCTCAACCTGACCGCCCGCTCCCCGCTGGTCGGCCCGCAGTTCGTCGACCTGGTCGACGCCTACTCGCCGCGGCTGCGCAGAATCGCGCTGGGCATCGACCCGTCGCTGGCCGAAGGGGTCTACGCCGGGCTGCCGGGACCGCACTACGAGACCCCCGCCGAGATCCGGATGCTGCGCACGCTGGGCGCCGACCTGGTCGGCATGTCGACCGTGCACGAGACCATCGCCGCGCGCGCCGCCGGGGCGCAGGTGCTCGGCCTGTCGCTGGTGACGAACCTGGCCGCCGGGATGACCGGTGAGCCGCTGAGCCATGCCGACGTGCTCGCCGCCGGACGCGAGTCGGCCGCCCGGATGGGCGCCCTGCTGGCGACGGTGATCGCCGCGATGTGA
- a CDS encoding M20 family metallopeptidase, with product MPTVTASSVVEDAVRRRRGDLVELSHAIHAEPELAFAEHRSCAKTQALVAERGFDITARAGGLDTAFRADYGSGDLVVGICAEYDALPGIGHACGHNIIAASAVGAALALAEVAEGLGLTVALIGTPAEEVGGGKALLLRAGVFDDVAAAVMLHPGPVDIAAARSLALSEVAVSYTGREAHAAVAPHMGVNAADAVTVAQVAIGLLRQHLEPGQQVHGIVTDGGQATNVIPAHAGMTYTMRAPHAAALRALERRMADCFAAGALATGCSHTVTETSPPYDELAPDPWLAEVFRTEMVRMGRAPVPAEVEATIPLGSTDMGNVTQVMPGIHPVVGIDSGGAAIHQPEFAAAAVSPSADRAVVEGAVMLARTVVRLAETPAERDRVLQRREARRTS from the coding sequence ATGCCCACCGTCACCGCGTCCTCAGTTGTGGAAGACGCGGTCCGTCGGCGCCGGGGTGACCTGGTGGAACTGTCGCACGCCATCCATGCCGAACCGGAGCTGGCGTTCGCCGAACACCGCAGCTGCGCCAAGACGCAGGCGCTGGTCGCCGAGCGCGGGTTCGACATCACCGCCCGGGCCGGCGGGCTGGACACCGCATTCCGCGCCGATTACGGCAGCGGCGATCTGGTGGTGGGGATCTGCGCCGAATACGACGCCCTGCCCGGCATCGGGCACGCCTGCGGGCACAACATCATCGCCGCCTCCGCGGTCGGCGCCGCGTTGGCGTTGGCCGAGGTGGCCGAGGGTCTCGGGCTGACGGTGGCGCTGATCGGCACGCCGGCCGAGGAGGTCGGCGGCGGCAAGGCGCTGCTGCTGCGGGCCGGGGTGTTCGACGACGTCGCGGCCGCGGTGATGCTGCACCCCGGGCCGGTCGACATCGCCGCGGCCCGGTCGCTGGCGTTGTCGGAGGTCGCGGTCAGCTACACCGGCCGGGAGGCGCATGCCGCGGTCGCCCCGCACATGGGGGTGAACGCCGCGGACGCCGTCACCGTCGCGCAGGTCGCGATCGGCCTGCTGCGTCAGCACCTCGAGCCCGGACAGCAGGTGCACGGCATCGTCACCGACGGCGGGCAGGCGACCAATGTCATCCCCGCACATGCCGGAATGACCTACACGATGCGCGCCCCGCACGCGGCGGCACTGCGGGCTCTGGAACGGCGGATGGCCGACTGTTTCGCCGCCGGGGCGCTGGCCACCGGATGTTCGCACACGGTGACCGAGACGTCGCCGCCCTACGATGAGCTGGCGCCGGATCCGTGGCTGGCGGAGGTGTTCCGCACCGAGATGGTGCGGATGGGCCGGGCGCCGGTGCCCGCCGAGGTCGAGGCGACGATCCCGTTGGGCAGCACCGACATGGGCAATGTGACGCAGGTGATGCCCGGGATCCATCCGGTCGTCGGGATCGACTCCGGCGGCGCGGCCATCCATCAACCCGAATTCGCCGCGGCGGCGGTGAGCCCGAGCGCGGACCGGGCGGTGGTCGAGGGGGCGGTGATGCTGGCCCGCACGGTGGTGCGGTTGGCCGAGACCCCCGCCGAGCGGGACCGGGTGCTGCAGCGTCGGGAAGCGAGGCGGACGTCATGA
- a CDS encoding M20 family metallopeptidase, which yields MSVLRHAVARWLSRHQDDLVAWRRHIHAHPELGRQEFATTQFVAERLADAGLNPKVLPGGTGLICDLGPDHTPRVALRADMDALPMPERTGAPYASTVPNVAHACGHDAHTAMLLGAALALNTVPELPIGVRLIFQAAEELMPGGALDAIAAGVLNGVSRIFALHCDPRLQVGRVATRPGPITSAADHVEVTLQSKGGHTSRPHLTGDLVYALGTLITGVPGVLSRRIDPRNGTVMVWGAVNAGVAANAIPQTGTLAGTIRTASRSTWLTLEAIVSETVSSLLAPLGVEHSLQYRRGVPPVVNEEQSTRILTRAIEAVGPNVLADTRQSGGGEDFSWYLEEVPGAMARLGVWSGQGPQLDLHQPTFDLDERALPVGVRVFVNLVEQCAA from the coding sequence ATGAGTGTGCTGCGGCATGCGGTGGCGCGCTGGCTGTCCCGGCATCAGGACGACCTGGTGGCGTGGCGCCGGCACATCCACGCCCACCCCGAGCTGGGCCGGCAGGAGTTCGCCACCACCCAGTTCGTCGCCGAACGGCTCGCCGACGCCGGGCTGAACCCCAAGGTGCTGCCCGGCGGCACCGGTCTGATCTGCGACCTCGGCCCCGACCACACCCCGCGGGTGGCGCTGCGCGCCGACATGGACGCGCTGCCGATGCCCGAACGCACCGGCGCACCGTATGCGTCGACGGTGCCCAACGTCGCCCACGCCTGCGGCCACGATGCGCACACCGCGATGCTGTTGGGCGCGGCGCTGGCGCTCAACACCGTGCCCGAACTCCCGATCGGGGTGCGGCTGATCTTCCAGGCCGCCGAGGAGCTCATGCCCGGCGGTGCGCTGGACGCGATCGCCGCCGGAGTGCTCAACGGGGTGTCGCGGATCTTCGCGCTGCACTGCGACCCCCGGCTGCAGGTCGGCCGGGTCGCCACCCGGCCCGGTCCGATCACCTCGGCCGCCGACCACGTCGAGGTCACGCTGCAGTCCAAGGGCGGCCACACCTCCCGCCCGCATCTGACCGGGGATCTGGTGTATGCGCTCGGCACGCTGATCACCGGTGTGCCCGGGGTGCTGTCGCGGCGGATCGATCCGCGCAACGGCACGGTGATGGTGTGGGGTGCGGTGAACGCGGGGGTGGCCGCCAACGCCATCCCGCAGACCGGCACCCTGGCCGGCACCATCCGCACCGCCAGCCGCAGCACCTGGTTGACGTTGGAAGCCATTGTCAGCGAGACGGTTTCGTCCCTGTTGGCGCCGTTGGGGGTGGAGCACAGCCTGCAGTACCGGCGTGGGGTCCCGCCGGTCGTCAACGAGGAACAGTCCACCCGGATTTTGACCCGCGCGATCGAGGCGGTCGGCCCGAACGTGCTCGCCGACACGCGGCAATCCGGTGGCGGGGAGGACTTCTCCTGGTACCTGGAGGAGGTCCCCGGCGCGATGGCCCGGCTCGGGGTGTGGAGTGGGCAGGGCCCGCAACTCGACCTGCATCAGCCGACGTTCGACCTCGACGAGCGGGCACTGCCGGTGGGGGTGCGGGTGTTCGTCAACCTCGTCGAACAGTGCGCCGCGTGA
- a CDS encoding type IV toxin-antitoxin system AbiEi family antitoxin domain-containing protein, whose amino-acid sequence MADGLDELFDRQGGVATSGQILTVITRRALESAVNRGALERLWHGIYCRGEADDGLRLRGLDLACGRPVAACLGTAAALHGFDTEQPDDLHVLSPPGSRLRSADGLVVHRRDGAPLTIVRGRPATTAAWTAVEVARSLRRPRALATLDAALRSGTCSRPEIWRAAVAQAGRRGIVAVRGLIAIADGRAESPMESEARLAMIDGGLPIPELQYELRDGAGRLRRVDFAWPRHRVAVEYDGVDWHSGPDAMRRDRDRTAALMDVGWTVIAIVLEDVRYRTREFVGRVDAQLRRAQAA is encoded by the coding sequence ATGGCAGACGGCCTCGACGAGTTGTTCGACCGCCAGGGTGGAGTGGCCACCAGCGGGCAGATCCTCACCGTCATCACCAGGCGGGCCCTGGAATCCGCGGTCAACCGCGGTGCGCTGGAAAGGCTCTGGCACGGCATCTACTGCCGCGGCGAGGCCGACGACGGCTTGCGGCTGAGGGGGCTCGATCTGGCCTGCGGCCGGCCGGTGGCGGCCTGCCTGGGTACGGCCGCGGCGCTGCACGGGTTCGACACCGAGCAACCCGACGACCTGCACGTACTGAGTCCGCCCGGCAGTCGGCTGCGGTCGGCCGACGGGCTGGTGGTGCACCGCCGGGACGGGGCGCCGCTGACCATCGTGCGGGGCCGCCCGGCGACCACAGCGGCGTGGACGGCGGTGGAGGTGGCGCGCAGCCTGCGGCGCCCACGGGCGTTGGCGACCCTGGATGCCGCGTTGCGCAGCGGCACCTGCAGCCGTCCCGAGATCTGGCGGGCCGCGGTCGCGCAGGCCGGCCGACGCGGCATCGTCGCGGTCCGGGGTTTGATCGCGATCGCCGACGGGCGTGCCGAGTCGCCGATGGAGAGCGAGGCGCGGCTGGCCATGATCGACGGTGGCCTGCCGATCCCGGAGCTGCAGTACGAACTCCGCGACGGCGCCGGCCGGTTGCGGCGCGTGGACTTCGCCTGGCCGCGGCACCGGGTGGCCGTCGAGTACGACGGTGTGGACTGGCACAGCGGACCGGACGCGATGCGGCGGGACCGGGATCGCACCGCCGCGCTGATGGATGTCGGGTGGACCGTCATCGCCATCGTCCTCGAGGATGTGCGGTACCGCACGCGGGAGTTCGTCGGGCGTGTCGACGCGCAGTTGCGTCGCGCTCAAGCAGCGTGA
- a CDS encoding gamma-glutamylcyclotransferase: MPLYAAYGSNMHPEQMLQRAPHSPMAGTGWLYGWRLTFGGEDISWEGALATVVEDPASRVFVVLYDVTREDEANLDRWEGSELGIHKKIRCRIHPISSDTHTGPVLAWLYVLDAWEGGLPSARYLGVMADAAEIAGAPPEYVHDLRTRPSRNVGP; this comes from the coding sequence GTGCCGCTCTATGCCGCCTATGGGTCGAACATGCATCCGGAGCAGATGCTGCAACGTGCTCCACATTCACCGATGGCCGGTACCGGGTGGTTGTACGGCTGGCGGTTGACGTTCGGTGGCGAGGACATCAGCTGGGAGGGCGCGCTCGCCACCGTGGTGGAGGATCCCGCCTCGCGGGTGTTCGTCGTGCTCTACGACGTCACCAGGGAGGACGAGGCGAACCTGGACCGCTGGGAGGGTTCAGAACTGGGGATCCACAAGAAGATCCGATGCCGGATACACCCGATCTCGTCGGACACCCACACCGGTCCGGTGCTGGCGTGGCTGTATGTGCTCGACGCCTGGGAGGGCGGGCTGCCGTCGGCCCGCTATCTCGGGGTGATGGCCGACGCCGCCGAGATCGCCGGTGCTCCACCCGAATACGTCCACGATCTGCGGACCCGCCCGTCCCGCAACGTCGGTCCCTAG
- a CDS encoding NAD(P)H-quinone dehydrogenase, whose protein sequence is MATRIVIIGGGPAGYEAALVAAAKGTEVEVTIVDSDGIGGACVLWDCVPSKTFIASTGVRTELRRAPNLGYQLEFEDARISLRQINERVKRLAKAQSADIADRLRREGVRLIAGRGELVDAARGMAQHRIKVTGNDGSVRELTADVVLIATGGTPRVLPNAVPDGERILNWRQLYDLDTLPEHLVVVGSGVTGAEFVNAYTELGVKVTVVASRDQILPHEDSDAAAVLEDVFAERGVTLVKNARADSVKRENGGVRVTMTDGREVQGSHALITVGSVPNTANLGLERVGIELGPGGYLPVDRVSRTTVPGIYAAGDCTGLLPLASVAAMQGRIAMYHALGEALNPIRLRTVAAAVFTRPEIAAVGVPQAKIDDGSVPARTIMLPLNTNARAKMSSLRRGFVKIFCRPMTGVVIGGVVVAPIASELILPIALAVQNGNTVADLAQTFSVYPSLSGSITEAARQLIAHDDLD, encoded by the coding sequence GTGGCAACCCGCATCGTGATCATCGGCGGCGGGCCCGCCGGCTATGAGGCGGCGCTCGTCGCGGCCGCCAAAGGCACCGAGGTCGAGGTCACGATCGTCGACTCCGACGGCATCGGCGGGGCCTGTGTGCTGTGGGACTGTGTGCCGTCGAAGACGTTCATCGCCTCCACCGGGGTCCGCACCGAACTGCGCCGCGCCCCCAATCTCGGCTACCAGCTGGAGTTCGAGGACGCCAGGATCTCGCTGCGGCAGATCAACGAGCGGGTCAAGAGGCTCGCCAAGGCGCAGTCCGCCGACATCGCCGACCGGCTGCGCCGCGAAGGGGTGCGGCTGATCGCCGGTCGCGGGGAGCTGGTGGACGCGGCCAGGGGGATGGCCCAGCACCGGATCAAGGTCACCGGCAACGACGGTTCGGTCCGCGAACTGACCGCCGACGTGGTGCTCATCGCCACCGGCGGGACCCCGCGGGTGCTGCCCAACGCCGTCCCGGACGGCGAACGCATCCTGAACTGGCGCCAGCTTTACGACCTGGACACGCTGCCCGAACACCTGGTGGTGGTGGGGTCCGGGGTGACCGGCGCGGAGTTCGTCAACGCCTACACCGAACTCGGCGTCAAGGTCACGGTGGTGGCGAGCCGCGATCAGATCCTGCCCCACGAGGACTCCGACGCCGCCGCGGTGCTCGAGGACGTGTTCGCCGAGCGCGGCGTCACGCTGGTCAAGAACGCCCGGGCCGACTCGGTGAAACGGGAGAACGGTGGTGTCCGGGTCACCATGACCGACGGCCGGGAGGTCCAGGGCAGCCACGCCCTGATCACCGTCGGCTCGGTACCCAACACCGCCAACCTGGGATTGGAGCGGGTGGGCATCGAACTCGGGCCGGGCGGCTACCTGCCCGTCGACCGGGTGTCGCGCACCACCGTCCCCGGCATCTACGCGGCCGGTGACTGCACCGGCCTGCTGCCGCTGGCGTCGGTGGCGGCGATGCAGGGCCGCATCGCGATGTACCACGCGCTCGGTGAGGCGCTCAACCCGATCCGGCTGCGCACCGTCGCCGCCGCGGTGTTCACCCGCCCCGAGATCGCCGCGGTGGGGGTGCCGCAGGCCAAGATCGACGACGGCTCGGTCCCGGCGCGCACCATCATGTTGCCGCTGAACACCAACGCCCGGGCGAAGATGTCGAGCCTGCGGCGGGGCTTCGTCAAGATCTTCTGCCGCCCGATGACCGGGGTGGTCATCGGCGGTGTGGTGGTCGCCCCGATCGCCTCCGAGCTGATCCTGCCCATCGCGCTGGCGGTGCAGAACGGCAACACCGTCGCCGATCTGGCGCAGACGTTCTCGGTCTACCCGTCGCTGTCCGGGTCGATCACCGAGGCGGCCCGCCAACTGATCGCGCACGACGATCTGGACTAG
- a CDS encoding glycerol-3-phosphate dehydrogenase/oxidase has translation MSHPILRPGHGPTLLGPEQRQRAWDRLGSEQFDVVVIGGGVVGSGAALDAATRGLKVALVEARDFASGTSSRSSKMFHGGLRYLEQLEFGLVREALHERELSLTTLAPHLVKPLPFLYPLTRRWWERPYVALGIFLYDQLGGARSLPAQKHLTKAGALRLAPGLRRDSLIGGIRYYDTVVDDARHTLTVARTAAHYGAVIRSSTQVVALLREGDRVTGVTVRDSETGAVTDVHGHVVVNATGVWTDEIQALSKQRGRFRVRASKGVHIVVPRDRIVSEVAIILRTEKSVLFVIPWGTHWIIGTTDTDWNLDLAHPAATKADIDYILGQVNRALATPLTHADIDGVYAGLRPLLAGESEETSKLSREHAVAVPAPGLIAIAGGKYTTYRVMGEDAIDAAAEFIPARVAPSITEKVPLLGADGYFALINQTETVGAHYGLHPYRVRHLLDRYGSLIGEVLQMAGRDGAGRPDLLEPITDAPVYLKVEAWYAAAAEGALHLEDILARRMRISIEYPHRGVDCAREVAEVVAPVLGWSDADIEREVDTYCARVEAEVRSQQQPDDESADALRQAAPEARAMILEPVPLD, from the coding sequence GTGAGCCACCCGATCCTGAGGCCGGGCCACGGGCCGACGTTGTTGGGGCCGGAGCAGCGGCAGCGGGCGTGGGACCGTCTCGGCAGTGAGCAGTTCGACGTCGTCGTCATCGGCGGCGGGGTGGTCGGATCCGGCGCGGCCCTCGACGCCGCGACCCGCGGGCTGAAGGTCGCGCTGGTGGAGGCCCGTGATTTCGCCTCGGGAACCTCGAGCCGCAGTTCGAAGATGTTCCACGGCGGGTTGCGCTACCTCGAACAGCTGGAGTTCGGGCTGGTGCGCGAGGCGCTGCACGAGCGGGAGTTGTCGCTCACGACGCTGGCGCCCCACCTGGTCAAACCACTGCCGTTCCTGTATCCGCTGACCCGGCGGTGGTGGGAGCGGCCCTATGTGGCGCTCGGCATCTTCCTCTACGACCAGCTCGGCGGCGCCCGCTCGCTGCCGGCGCAGAAGCACCTGACCAAGGCCGGTGCGCTGCGGTTGGCGCCCGGGCTGCGGCGCGACTCGCTGATCGGCGGCATCCGCTACTACGACACCGTCGTCGACGACGCCCGCCACACCCTGACGGTGGCCCGCACCGCAGCCCACTACGGCGCGGTGATCAGATCGTCGACGCAGGTGGTGGCCCTGCTCCGGGAGGGGGACCGGGTCACCGGTGTGACGGTGCGGGATTCGGAGACCGGCGCCGTCACCGATGTGCACGGCCACGTGGTGGTCAACGCCACCGGGGTGTGGACCGACGAGATCCAGGCCCTGTCGAAACAGCGTGGCCGGTTCCGGGTGCGCGCCTCCAAGGGGGTGCACATCGTGGTGCCGCGGGACCGCATCGTCAGCGAGGTCGCGATCATCCTGCGCACCGAGAAGTCGGTGCTCTTCGTGATCCCGTGGGGCACGCACTGGATCATCGGCACCACCGACACCGACTGGAACCTGGATCTGGCGCATCCGGCGGCGACCAAGGCCGACATCGACTACATCCTGGGCCAGGTGAACCGGGCGCTGGCCACCCCGCTCACCCACGCCGACATCGACGGGGTGTACGCGGGGTTGCGGCCGCTGCTGGCCGGCGAGAGCGAGGAGACCTCCAAGCTGTCGCGCGAACACGCCGTCGCGGTGCCCGCCCCCGGATTGATCGCCATCGCGGGCGGCAAGTACACCACCTACCGGGTGATGGGCGAGGACGCCATCGACGCCGCCGCGGAGTTCATCCCGGCCCGGGTGGCGCCGTCGATCACCGAGAAGGTGCCGTTGCTCGGCGCCGACGGGTACTTCGCGCTGATCAACCAGACCGAAACGGTAGGCGCGCATTACGGGCTGCACCCGTACCGGGTGCGCCACCTGCTCGACCGGTACGGCTCGCTGATCGGTGAGGTCCTGCAGATGGCCGGTCGCGACGGCGCGGGCCGGCCGGATCTGCTCGAACCGATCACCGATGCGCCGGTCTACCTCAAGGTGGAGGCCTGGTACGCGGCCGCAGCCGAGGGCGCGCTGCATCTGGAGGACATCCTGGCGCGGCGGATGCGGATCTCGATCGAGTATCCGCACCGCGGGGTGGACTGCGCCCGGGAGGTGGCCGAGGTGGTGGCTCCGGTGCTGGGCTGGAGCGACGCCGACATCGAACGGGAGGTGGACACCTACTGCGCCCGGGTGGAGGCCGAGGTGCGCTCCCAGCAGCAACCCGATGACGAGTCCGCCGACGCGCTGCGCCAGGCCGCCCCGGAGGCGCGGGCGATGATCCTCGAACCCGTCCCGCTCGATTGA
- a CDS encoding pseudouridine synthase, whose product MTTPPLPVRDGLGPARVRLRGGAVLVEFAERFGEAAAAKVLRGEVFCADGTPVTADTVLPPGSVVYLYRELPEEVPVPFDIPILYRDENIVVVDKPHFLATTPRGRHVAQTALVRLRRQLDLPELSPAHRLDRLTAGVLLFTTRREVRGRYQRLFADEAVRKIYLAGAPVRPDLEFPRVVRSRIIKRRGSLQAVEEPGEPNAETLVELLDASAGRYRLTPRTGRTHQLRVHMAVLGVPIVNDPLYPEVVDVAPDDFSSPLQLLAHSVEFTDPLTGRTHRFVSARSIGGQ is encoded by the coding sequence TTGACCACCCCTCCGCTGCCGGTTCGTGACGGTCTGGGTCCCGCGCGGGTACGCCTGCGCGGGGGCGCGGTGTTGGTCGAGTTCGCCGAGCGATTCGGCGAGGCGGCTGCGGCCAAGGTGCTGCGCGGTGAGGTGTTCTGCGCCGACGGCACCCCGGTCACCGCGGACACCGTACTGCCGCCGGGATCGGTTGTCTACCTGTATCGCGAACTGCCCGAAGAGGTTCCGGTACCGTTCGACATCCCGATCCTGTACCGCGACGAGAACATCGTGGTGGTCGACAAACCCCACTTCCTGGCCACCACGCCGCGCGGCCGGCACGTCGCCCAGACCGCGCTGGTGCGGCTGCGCCGGCAACTGGACCTGCCCGAACTCAGCCCGGCGCATCGGCTGGACCGGCTGACCGCGGGGGTGCTGCTGTTCACCACCCGCCGTGAGGTCCGCGGACGCTATCAGCGGCTGTTCGCCGACGAGGCGGTGCGCAAGATCTACCTGGCGGGCGCCCCGGTGCGCCCGGATCTCGAGTTCCCGCGGGTGGTGCGCAGCCGCATCATCAAGCGGCGCGGCAGTTTACAGGCCGTCGAGGAACCCGGCGAACCCAACGCCGAGACACTCGTCGAGTTGCTCGACGCGTCGGCCGGGCGGTACCGGCTCACCCCGCGCACCGGGCGCACCCATCAGCTACGGGTGCACATGGCCGTCCTCGGGGTGCCGATCGTCAACGATCCGCTCTACCCCGAGGTCGTCGACGTGGCACCCGACGACTTCAGCAGCCCGCTGCAATTGCTCGCGCACAGTGTGGAGTTCACCGATCCGCTGACCGGCCGGACGCACCGGTTCGTCAGCGCCCGAAGCATCGGAGGGCAATGA